One stretch of Anguilla anguilla isolate fAngAng1 chromosome 5, fAngAng1.pri, whole genome shotgun sequence DNA includes these proteins:
- the aldh1a2 gene encoding retinal dehydrogenase 2, whose amino-acid sequence MTSSEIELPGEVKTDAAALMASLHLMPSPVPNPEIKYTKIFINNEWQNSVSGKTIPVYNPSNGEKLCEVQEADKADVDKAVQAARLAFSLGSVWRRMDASERGRLLFKLADLVERDRAYLSTLECLDSGKPFLTTFYVDLQGTIKTLRYFAGWADKIHGLTIPMDGDYLTFTRNEPIGVCGQIVPWNFPLMMTAWKLAPALCCGNTVVIKPAEQTPLTCLYMGALIQEAGFPPGVVNILPGFGPTAGAAIASHMGIDKVAFTGSTEVGKLIQEAAGRSNLKRVTLELGGKNPNIIFADADLNLAVEQAHQGVFFNSGQCCTAGSRIYVEEPVYEEFVRRSVERAKRRVLGSPFDPTTEQGPQISQEQQSRVLEYIQSGISEGARLECGGKALGLKGFFIEPTVFSNVSDDMRIAKEEIFGPVQQIMKFKTIEEVIERANNTEYGLTAGVFTNDINKALTMSSALQAGTVWINCFNALSCQCPFGGFKMSGNGRELGEYGLREYSEMKTVTMKLQEKNS is encoded by the exons ATCTTCATTAACAATGAGTGGCAGAACTCTGTGAGTGGAAAGACCATCCCAGTTTACAATCCTTCCAATGGGGAGAAGCTCTGTGAAGTTCAGGAAGCTGATAAG GCGGACGTGGACAAGGCGGTCCAAGCGGCTCGCCTGGCGTTCTCCCTGGGCTCGGTGTGGCGGAGGATGGACGCCTCAGAGCGTGGGAGGCTGCTGTTCAAACTGGCCGACCTGGTGGAGAGGGACCGCGCCTACCTCTcc ACGCTGGAATGCCTGGACAGTGGGAAACCTTTCCTTACGACCTTCTACGTGGACCTGCAGGGAACTATAAAGACGCTCAGATACTTCGCCGGATGGGCCGATAAGATCCATGGATTAACCATTCCGATGG ATGGAGATTATTTAACATTCACCAGGAACGAGCCCATTGGCGTGTGTGGACAGATCGTCCCG TGGAACTTCCCCCTGATGATGACAGCATGGAAGCTGGCTCCTGCTCTATGCTGTGGGAACACCGTGGTCATCAAACCGGCTGAGCAGACCCCCCTCACCTGCCTCTACATGGGGGCCCTCATCCAAGAG GCTGGGTTTCCACCGGGAGTTGTCAATATTTTGCCAGGATTCGGGCCAACGGCAGGAGCGGCCATAGCTTCACACATGGGCATAGACAAAGTGGCTTTCACAGGATCAACTGAG GTTGGGAAGCTGATCCAAGAAGCAGCTGGAAGGAGTAATCTGAAGAGAGTGACGCTGGAACTGGGAGGGAAGAATCCCAACATCATTTTTGCAGATGCAGATT TGAACCTGGCCGTGGAGCAGGCGCATCAGGGCGTCTTCTTCAACAGCGGCCAGTGCTGCACCGCGGGCTCCCGGATCTACGTGGAAGAGCCCGTCTACGAGGAGTTTGTGCGCAGGAGCGTGGAGCGGGCCAAGCGAAGGGTCCTGGGGAGCCCGTTTGACCCCACCACTGAGCAGGGTCCACAG atcagtcaGGAGCAGCAGAGCCGTGTTCTGGAGTACATCCAGAGCGGGATCAGCGAGGGGGCCAGGCTGGAGTGCGGCGGCAAAGCCCTGGGGCTCAAGGGCTTCTTCATCGAGCCCACCGTCTTCTCAAACGTCAGCGACGACATGCGCATCGCCAAGGAAGAG ATTTTTGGCCCTGTGCAGCAGATCATGAAGTTCAAAACTATAGAGGAAGTGATCGAAAGGGCCAACAACACAGAGTACGGGCTGACCGCTGGTGTGTTCACCAATGACATCAACAAAGCCTTGACCATGTCATCCGCCCTACAGGCCGGCACTGTTTG GATAAACTGTTTCAATGCTCTGAGCTGCCAGTGTCCTTTTGGAGGATTCAAAATGTCTGGAAACGGCCGAGAATT gggcGAGTACGGACTGAGAGAATACTCTGAGATGAAGACAGTCACGATGAAGCTGCAGGAGAAGAACTCCTAA